A stretch of Bombus vancouverensis nearcticus chromosome 13, iyBomVanc1_principal, whole genome shotgun sequence DNA encodes these proteins:
- the LOC117161876 gene encoding glucose dehydrogenase [FAD, quinone], producing the protein MLRLLTSVLFLSFVQCILPPAILETVYQFFTEIPTVDNDFVTDEISMSKEYDFIVIGAGSAGSVVTNRLTENSNWNVLLLEEGKDEIFVTDIPLLASVLHITDYVRLHKSEPRPRNADGSGGYCLSMNEGRCNLPGGRAVGGSSVVNFMIYSRGSPADYDAWAAQGNPGWSYQDVLPYFIKSENCKLLDQDIRYHGRGGYLDVTSPSYVSPLRECFLQAGKELGYDVIDYNSDSLIGFSTVQVHLRNGHRVSANKAFLRPIRFRKNLHLSKLSKVTKIIVDPKTKTAMGVEFVKNGKALFVSAKKEIILSAGTLNSPQLLMLSGIGPKSHLESLGIHVIEDLPVGYNLQDHVSMSALTFLVNESVTIVEPRLASNLANTVDYFVKGTGPLTLPGGAECLAFIDTKQDYPKNLVKKLQINTSNFHSKTRSKRYNDKRVSLPPNITSINVNSDYLKDYPRPTSRENKGTDVPDIELVLGISALTGDISGSYRGLLGLTDEFYKEVFAGYEGFDAFSIVPVLLQPKSRGRITLKSCDPHDRPIFDINYYDHEDDLRTMVRGIKKAINVASTEAFKRFNATLLPVAFPGCKHVSFGSDLYWACVSRHVSTTLGHFVGTCKMGPRRNSGVVDHRLRVHGINGLRVVDASVIPTIIAGHTNAPAYMIAEKAADMIKEDWEMSNSARRMSFN; encoded by the exons ATGTTAAGGTTGTTGACATCTGTTTTGTTCCTGTCCTTCGTGCAATGTATTCTTCCTCCCGCCATACTAGAGACTGTATACCAATTTTTCACCGAAATCCCAACCGTGGACAATGACTTTGTCACCGATGAAATATCTATGTCCAAGGAATACGATTTCATCGTAATTGGAGCTGGTTCTGCCGGATCAGTAGTGACAAATCGTCTGACAGAAAATTCTAATTGGAATGTACTGTTGCTAGAGGAGGGCAAGGACGAAATCTTTGTTACAGATATACCATTGCTGGCTTCAGTTTTGCATATCACGGACTATGTCCGATTGCATAAAAGCGAGCCAAGACCCCGAAACGCCGATGGATCTGGCGGTTACTGTTTATCGATGAACGAGGGTCGTTGCAATTTGCCAGGAGGAAGAGCTGTTGGTGGTAGCTCGGTGGTGAATTTTATGATATATTCGAGAGGATCGCCCGCGGATTATGACGCTTGGGCTGCACAAGGTAATCCAGGATGGAGTTATCAGGATGTGCTACCGTATTTTATCAAATCGGAGAACTGCAAGCTTCTGGATCAAGATATTAG ATACCATGGCCGCGGAGGATATCTTGACGTGACGTCTCCGTCGTACGTGTCTCCTCTAAGAGAATGTTTTCTCCAAGCTGGCAAAGAACTAGGATATGATGTAATTGATTACAACAGCGACAGCCTTATTGGCTTCTCTACGGTTCAGGTTCATCTACGAAACGGACACAGGGTCAGTGCTAACAAAGCGTTCTTAAGACCTATTCGATTCAGAAAGAATTTGCATCTCTCCAAATTATCAAAAGTAACAAAGATCATCGTCGATCCAAAGACGAAAACAGCCATGGGTGTAGAATTCGTTAAGAATGGCAAAGCACTGTTTGTCTCTGCCAAGAAGGAAATAATACTTTCAGCAGGTAC CCTGAACTCGCCACAGTTGTTGATGCTCTCGGGAATAGGGCCGAAAAGTCATCTCGAGTCTTTAGGTATCCATGTAATCGAGGATCTACCGGTTGGATATAATCTTCAAGATCACGTCAGCATGTCGGCACTGACTTTTCTCGTAAACGAGAGCGTGACTATAGTCGAACCTCGGCTAGCTTCGAATCTAGCCAACACCGTTGACTATTTCGTTAAAGGGACCGGGCCATTGACGTTGCCCGGAGGAGCTGAGTGTCTCGCCTTTATCGATACGAAACAGGATTATCCAAAGAATCTAGTCAAGAAGTTGCAAATTAATACTAGCAATTTTCACAGTAAAACGCGCTCGAAGAGATACAACGACAAGAGAG TCTCTTTACCTCCGAATATAACTTCCATCAATGTAAATTCggattacttgaaagattatcCACGCCCGACTTCGCGGGAAAACAAAGGGACAGATGTTCCCGACATTGAACTGGTTTTAGGTATAAGCGCTCTAACCGGTGATATATCGGGCAGTTACAGGGGACTTCTCGGTTTAACGGACGAATTTTATAAAGAAGTGTTCGCCGGTTACGAAGGTTTTGACGCCTTCTCCATTGTCCCGGTACTCTTACAGCCAAAAAGTAGGGGAAGAATTACCTTGAAATCGTGTGATCCACATGACCGACCTATTTTCGACATAAATTACTACGATCACGAAGATGATCTCAGAACTATGGTTCGAGGCATTAAAAAG GCTATAAATGTTGCATCGACTGAAGCCTTCAAACGTTTCAACGCGACGCTATTACCAGTCGCGTTCCCAGGATGCAAACACGTCTCGTTTGGTTCTGATCTGTACTGGGCTTGCGTCTCGAGGCACGTGAGTACGACCCTAGGTCATTTCGTAGGAACGTGCAAGATGGGCCCAAGGAGGAACTCGGGTGTGGTGGATCATAGGTTACGAGTGCACGGGATCAATGGTCTCAGAGTTGTGGATGCCAGTGTGATACCTACTATAATAGCAGGTCATACGAATGCGCCTGCTTATATGATCGCTGAAAAGGCTGCGGATATGATAAAAGAAGACTGGGAAATGTCGAATTCCGCACGCAGAATgtcgtttaattaa